ATTAAAAACGAGTAAGAACCAATGGCTTCATTTCCAAATACTTTTAATTAATCTTACAACTAAACCTAGTTTTGCTACCAAAGTTGGAAGCTTTAATAGTACCAAAGCAAACCCACAATAGAATCCACCGCCTAATATAAGTGGTGAGTATAAAGACAACCAAGAGCTAGTAAAAAGACTCTAAAGCATCAAGTGCCTGAGCAATTGAGAGCTGGCTAAAGCTTAAATAAACCAAAGATCCAATAGATATCATCAAAGAGGAGAGTATTGCATAATCACGAGGATACACATATATAGGAAGCAGCAGTTCAAGACAGTTAACAATAAATTGTAGATCTAGTGAagaagaaatgagagagagagagagtgagaccTTGGTTTAAGAGACGGCTACATATGGGCAAGACTTGCATGAAAGGTCCAAGCTTTTGATGCTCAGCTAGCAACTGAGATAAGTACTGACTGCAGAAGATGAGCAAAAGACAGAGAGAGATAGTTTAGAGAGAGTTATATAGTTTCAGTGAAGAAGGCATAGGGGAGAAAGAACCTGTCAACATCGGAGGAGGTTCTAATCTGGGGAGAAGCGGCTCTAGAAGGTGAGTAGCTGGGATTATACAGACCAGACATGGTAgaggaggagggttttgctgCTGCTCTCTACTGTCTTCACGCAATTTTACATGTACCAAATTTGGTTTTCTAGTTGTCTCCACCGAGACCATGTAATCTGATTGAAGTATCcgatttttaaatagaaaaaaaaaaaaaaaaagcttttggTTTATATCTGTTGGGCTTTGATATTTTAAAGCCCATAAGGCCCATTTAGTTTGTCAAAGCTCTCAAATCGTTTCGAAGGTGAAGTTTTTGGATCTTTCGATACAGAGAAGTTGAATCAggaaggaaggagaagaagatgtcgTTGGTGTGGTTAGAAGCGGCTCTGCCTCTCGGAATCATCGGAGGGATGCTCTGCATTATGGGAAACTCGCAGTACTACATCCACAAAGCTTATCATGGCCGTGTATGACTTTTCTCCCCCCCCTTTCTCTTTGATTGCGTCTCTCTCTATCGCCTAGGGTTTTTACGATTTGATCCGATTGGGATCTCGAATTTGAGTTTTGATGAATTCAAAATTGGTGATTGAGCAGCCGAAGCACATAGGGCACGATGAATGGGACGTTGCTATGGAGAGACGCGACAAGAAAGTCGTCGAGAAAGCTTCAGCTCCTTCCTCGTGATTCGATTTCATTCCCTTTTGTTCATCAGGTCTGTTTTGATTCTCTGATTCGATCCGCTTGTGCTCTTTGTTAGTCTACTTATGATTTTGCTTGTCGTCTCGCATGAAATTTAGTACACAAGTTTTGTTGTTTGACAAGGTGTTAGTGTGCCAGTGAAGTTTTTAATGTGTGGGTCACTGTAAAGCTCTTTGCTTTTTTGGGTTCTAGATATTAGGGACAAATGTACCACATCGGTAGTTGGAAGGGatctttagtaatatataagatagatagaccactccacttatcaccaattggttttaggttggaagttCATCTaccttaacatggtatcagagcccgatcCACGCAGTCCAACCCGATCCACATCGATCCGGCCCCAAGTTGGCCCTCGATCCTTGCccaaacattccgagattgacgcTTAAatagccatcatctcgagggggcgTATTAGGGACAAATGTCCCACATCGGTAGTTGGAAGGGatctttagtaatatataagatagatagaccactccacttatcaccaattggttttaggttcgAAGTTCATCTAGCTTAACACTAGATAATGTATATGCGTAGAGCTTAATAAGATAGACCTTGTGGAGATAGCTACTGTATCAGTCATATGTAGCACACGCAGTTGCGTTACTGCTTAGTTCTTTGTCAGTGTACTTGGTTGATTGCTATTCTGTATAGTAAAGTCATTCTTCGAGGGAAATGAATGATATCCTATGAGTGTTTTATGTGTTCATAGATTATTATCCTCGTCATTTCTGCTTAGTTCTTTGCCACTTGAAGTTTGTGGAtggtggttttttttttttttgtatttgttttgtcTATTGAGTGACGAAGATTCTGGTTATTGGTTTTGGTTAATTGATCATCTTTTTTTTGGAGCTCTATGCAGTGATTTTCTTTCTGTTTTCTCCTTTGGTCTTGCGATGTGTAACTCTGAGTTGCATGTTGATGTGATGTAGGGGCTTCAGGTGAACAACTTGTGGTCACAACTCACAAATAAAGTGTattccagaagaagaagaagaagctggggAATCTGGTACTGTTATTCCCGTTTGATTTTTCTTGGAGACAAGTTTGGATAAAGCTTTGTTGCTTAAACACCTTTTTCTGATCTCAAATTGAGACCTTAATGACATTTGGTTTATAACTTCTCTGTTTGTTTGGGGTACATGCTGTTAAGTTGCATGACATTTGGTTTACAATACACTCTTAATAATAATCTTGAAGAATGGCTCATCATAAACTTTACAGTACGGATAGAAAATGAGGATTACCTACCTTCTTCAGGTGTGTAATTTGTTGCGGCGGGTAGGATCTAGAGTGTGGTTGTGTATTAGTCTATTAGATAAGGAGATATATTTGAGAGTCCAATGAAGCTAGTGATGATGGATGACATTGGTTTTATGGCTGTAACTAATAATGGAGGATGATGAATGAGGTCGGTCAAAGCGTCTGTCTTTGCTTGCAGATTCACATGGGGTCCCCTTGCTATGTCCCTTTCAAGTGGGCTCATCTCTTAACTCTGCTTCGAAATGGTCCTCTCTTGTTACCAaacccttaattttttttaatactatgTTCAGAGGAATTTTTGTTTCATGCCATTAAGTTGCTCTTACCAACTAAAACAGTAGAACCATAGATTACGGCAGTTTTAGAAACAGCTTCCATGATTCTAAAGAAGAATCACTTTGCTCTTTAGTGAAAACGAAGCTTGTTTATATTTTACCGTTGAGACCTCACTTTTAATGTGGATACCTTTTAGCTTTCTCTTCAATTCAACCAAAGATACAGAGAACAAAAGAGACGAATATTCTACAAATATAGTTTCTTTTTGGCAAAATTAGCAAGGATCTGGATGtctataaaacataattaatacaacatttataatttatataatgcACTTGTTTTCAGACCTTAAAAAGATTAGGCAATGATGAGACAAGACAGCACACAAAAACTAACTGATTAAGAATCTCATGGTGTCTGCAGAAGTCAGAAGGTATTGCAATGATACATACATACACATTGTTGTCATGGtacataaaaaaatatgcaTTATAGCACAATGAGACCCAAAGCCAGCCTAATCCAATCATGTTTTTCACATTTGACTAAAACTTGTTTCAATCTCTGCCACAGCAAAGACTAGTACAGTAGTACCTGCCGCATGAGGGCTATGACTTGTCTTATGAAGTGCAGCTAAGCGAGACAATTCtgaactaaaacataaatgttTGTAAAATTAAGCAGCTTCTATAGTATACATGGGGCCTTAATTGCAGGTCATGTTCTCAAGAGAAGACAGAAAAAGGACTGTTAAGAAAGAAGTTGAACTCTATAAATACAATCAATCCTCCACGATATCGAGCTCTGTGCATTGCATGGGGCCTGCATTGCAAACCATCTCCTCAAGAACAGAGTAGAGACCATGCTAGGATAAACAAGTTGCATGAAGCTTAAAACTACAACATTTCATTTGAATCTCAATGAGACACTACTATCTTTTGAAGAATGCTAAACTCAAGGTTGAGAGTGGATGTTATCCATGAGTTATATTCTTGTCAAACAAAAGATGATGACATTATTACAAAAAAGATCAATGCTTTACAGCAAAAGTAGTtagaaaggaaacaaaatgtGAGTGTACTCCAGAAACAATCCATATCTTCCACCAAAGTTAGTGATTTGAGTTGAGAGCACAAACAATAATACTTATTTCCTTAAATCACCCGTAGAGAAAACAAGATGAAAGTAAAGTTTTCAACTTGCTAATCACAACGAACAAATAATCAGAAAAACactttaccaaaaagaaaaataattgtagggaaaaaaaaaaagacagtaaCATATGatcaaagatgaagaagaagatgtacaCTTCTAAGCTGCGTATTCAGTTTCAAGAACCGGTTGTGTACGAGTAGTAGCAGCAGTTGGTGCTCTCGTCTCACCGACCTGAGTCATCCTCAGAGCCTCCCCTGTCTCTCCAGCTCTCTCCATCTCCCTCATCCTCTCCTGCTTCTTGTACTTCCGACACCGCAGAACCAGAAACATCAAAAGCCCCAACAGCACCAATCCACCCAAAACCGAACCAACGGTGATCCAAGTTCTTGAATTAGACTCagagctcttcttcttcttctccttccttggAGGAGGAGTTGGAGAAGGAGCAGAGGCAACAGACTTCACCACCACCGAGAAATGCCCCTGCCTCTCCGTCTCGCATGTGTTCCGAATCGAATCACTGAAACTCGCTTTACCACTAGAGTCGAAGCTAACGCACTCAACAACGCTCCCACCTTGAGGGATCGGCTCCAGGTCAGAGAAATCGATTCTTATAGGATCCTTTGACGCCGTTATCTCGAGCTCCCGTAAGTTAACGGCGGAGAGATTTTTAGCATCGTAAGCGAGAAGACCAACCACGGGAGCAACATAGTCGTAACCAGACAAAGGGTAATACAACTGAGAGAAGTTCGCTAGGTTTTGGTAGACGAAGACGAGCCTTGTCACGTACGGCTTCACGATCACGCCTTTGGGAATCGAGAACTCTTTTAAGGAAAGGACTCCTCGTCTCCTCAAGCTCCCGCTTCTGAGCCTCATGGCGGAGAGTTTGATCCCCGTTAGATTCGGAGGAACGGTGACGGCGTCGTAGAGAATGCCGGTGCGAGGACGAACGAAAGCTCTAAAGGAGTAATCTTGGAGAAGGGaatcaagagaagaagaagacgcattggtgggaggaggaggagattgagcagagagatggtgagagaagagaaggagaagcaCCTGGAGACAACAGAGAATCCTCATTCTTGGTTTGCCTCtggagatttaaaaaaaaaaaaaaaaatctccaggGCGAGTTCAAAGCGGTGAGACGAGACTCAGTAAAGAGTCGCCGTCACGTCTGAGTGTGGAGAAGAGTTCAAGAAAAGGGATAAAAATTGGAACTTTGGGGTTTAGAATTGAGGAGAGAGAAGCAATGGTCGGCGGTGGGGAaaaaaggaggagagagaagcAATGGTTCgccggtgagagagagagagagagagagagggtcaAAAGGACAAAGAGGGAGAAGAAGAGTGTTGTTGTCTTCAGTCCCCCATTTGTTCACAAAAACTATACAGCCTGTTCATCgcattttctccttttttttttatccccaATTAAA
This region of Brassica napus cultivar Da-Ae chromosome C5, Da-Ae, whole genome shotgun sequence genomic DNA includes:
- the BNAC05G43950D gene encoding uncharacterized protein BNAC05G43950D, which gives rise to MRILCCLQVLLLLFSHHLSAQSPPPPTNASSSSLDSLLQDYSFRAFVRPRTGILYDAVTVPPNLTGIKLSAMRLRSGSLRRRGVLSLKEFSIPKGVIVKPYVTRLVFVYQNLANFSQLYYPLSGYDYVAPVVGLLAYDAKNLSAVNLRELEITASKDPIRIDFSDLEPIPQGGSVVECVSFDSSGKASFSDSIRNTCETERQGHFSVVVKSVASAPSPTPPPRKEKKKKSSESNSRTWITVGSVLGGLVLLGLLMFLVLRCRKYKKQERMREMERAGETGEALRMTQVGETRAPTAATTRTQPVLETEYAA
- the LOC106397172 gene encoding NADH dehydrogenase [ubiquinone] 1 alpha subcomplex subunit 1 encodes the protein MSLVWLEAALPLGIIGGMLCIMGNSQYYIHKAYHGRPKHIGHDEWDVAMERRDKKVVEKASAPSS